The window ACCTGGCGGCCGCCGCCCAAACCACCAGCGGCCAGATGGCCCTCTTCGCCACCGCGCCGCGCCTGGCCGACGACCAACTGCCGCTGCCAACCGTGCTGGACGCCATCCGGCCGGCCCTGACCAACCCGGCCATCGCCAAAGTGGCCCACAACGCCAAATACGACGCCATTATTTATGAACGGCACGGCCTGGTAGTCTCGCCCATCACTTTCGACACGATGATCGCCGAATGGTTGACCGACCCGGCCACCAAACACAAGGGCCTCAAAGATTTAGCCCGCCACCGCCTGGGCATCGAGATGACAGAAATCGACCACCTCATCGGCCGGGGCAAAAATCAGATCAGCTTCGCCGAAGTGCCCATCGAACTAGCCGCGCCCTATGGCGCCGCCGACGCCGATGTGACCCTGCGCCTGGTGGAACCATTGCGCGCCGAAATCAAAGAGAAAGGGCTGGAAAAAATCTTGGACCTGGAGATGCCGCTCATCGAAGTGCTGTCGGATATGGAGCAGCAGGGCATTGGCGTGGACGTGCCGTTTTTCCGCCAGATGTCGCAAGAGTTGGCGGCGCGTCTCGACGCTCTGGAGAAAGAAATCCACGAGATTGCCGCCGAGCCGTTTAACATCAATTCCACGCAGCAGCTCAGCGACATCCTCTTTAAAAAGCTGGGCCTGCCCATTGAGGGGCTGAAGAAGACCAGCAGCGGCTATTATTCCACCGCCGCCGACGTGCTGGAAGCATTGGCTCCGGCGGACCAGTGGGGCATTGTGAAGGTGCTGTTGGAGTACCGCGAACTGGGCAAGCTGAAAAGCACCTACGTGGATGCCCTGCCGGAGATGGTGAACCCGGATGACGGCCGTATCCACACCAGCTTCAACCAGACCGGGGCCATCACTGGCCGGCTGGCCAGCAGCAACCCCAACCTGCAAAACATCCCCATCCGCAGCGATGTAGGGCAGCAAATCCGGCGCGGTTTTGTCGCCCGCCCCGGCTGGCAGTTCCTGGCCTGCGATTACTCCCAGGTGGAACTGCGCATCCTGGCCCATGTCTGCCAGGATGAAGCGCTGCTGGCCGCCTTCCGCGCCGACCAGGACGTTCACCGCACCACGGCCGCGGCCGTTTACAACATCCCCGTCGAACAGGTGACGTACAACCAGCGCCGCTTCGCCAAGGCTGTCAATTTTGGCCTGATTTATGGCATGGGCGCGTTCCGTCTGGCGCGCGATTCGGAACTAACACTGGCCGAGGCGGAGAACTACATCGCCGAGTATTTTGGCCGTTTCCCCGGCATCAAACAATACCTGGCGGACACCAAAGAGAGGGCGCGGCAGCAGGGTTATGTGGAGACGCTGCTGGGCCGCCGCCGTTACTTCCCGGTGTTCAAGACTCAATTGGGCGGCAGCAACCGGCAGGCGTGGCTGCGCGCCGAGCGCGAAGCCATCAACCACCCCATCCAGGGCACGGCCGCCGACATCATCAAAATCGCCATGCTGCGCCTGCACCAGGCGCTCCAAGCGGGATACCACGCGCGGATGCTGCTGCAAGTGCATGATGAACTGCTGCTGGAAGTGCCGGATGAAGAGATGACGACCGTTAAACCCCTGGTCATCGCCACCATGTCTGAAGCCTTCCAGCTAGACGTTCCCCTCAAAGTAGAAGCCAGCACCGGCCATAACTGGCTAGAACTGAAGGATTAGACTGTGGCACGTGGCACGTGGCGTTTGGTCAGAAGCCACGGCCTTTGGCCCAAGCGCCTATCGGCTAACCACCACCCATAACGGAACAGAGCTTACGGAATGCGAAACACCCCCATGATCCCAGACATCCTCAACCAACTGGAAGCCAACATCCGTACGGTAGGCCGGCAAGAACGCACCGTCATCACCCAGGCGCACTTTGAAATCTTCATCTCCCCGCGCCGGCTAGACCATCTCAGCTTTGCCATCCCGCTGCCAGAAGCCCCCCGCCAATGGGCCACGGCCGTAACCGAAATGCAGGCCACCTTCGCCCAACATCACAAGCGGGCGCGCCTGGAATACATCGCCGATCTACACCCGGACCTGGCCCCCGCCCTGGAACAGGCCGGCCTGGTCTGCGAAAGCCGCGCGCCCGTCATGGCGCTGGACATGGCAAAACTGTCGCCGCCGCCCGCGCTGCCGCCCCCGGCCACCTACCACCCCCTCTTCCCCGACGACGAAGCCCTGCTGCGAACCTATCTCCGCCATCAGAGCCTGGCCTACGGCGGAACCGGCGCAGCGGAAGCGATGGATTGGCTGCCTAATCTACAAAATGGGCTGGCCAACAGGAGCGTTCTGGGCGCTTACCTCCTCCAAGACAACGAAATGGTCTCCGGGGCAGTCATCCAAATAGGCGCAGGCATCGGCGAACTTGCCGGGGTTTGGAGCGCGTCCACGCGGCGCAAGCGCGGTCTGGCCTTTGCCTTGTGCCAACAGTTGTTAGCGGAGTATACGGCCGTTGGTTACTCCCACTGCTGGCTCTCGGCCGCCGAAGGCGCACAGCGCTTATACGAAAAACTGGGCTTTGTCACGGTAGGCGCACAGTTGAACTACGGCGCAGCCCTACCCATCCACCCGGCTTAACCAGAAAAAGAGTTCGACCATCCAACCATCCGCACTGCTACAATTCGGATTTTCCGTGCCACTTTTGGGCGCATTCCGTGTTATGACACATGGAAGAGCGACGCGCTCCCAGAGAAATGGAGATTCACATGGCCGATCACCTGTTCGAAAATTTTGGGATGACGGCCGTAAAGAAGTGCGCTTCAACAACATTTTCTGGCCCAGCGGCGACAAAGAAGCCGACATCGGCCACCTACAAAACTTATACAAAGATGTGCAGGGTAAGTTCCCCACACTCCTGGTAGACGCAAAGAACTATTGGACAATACAGCAATTTATGAAAAAATATCGGGGAGCCAATAAACACCCGGAGGGCGAGTCCGGTCATTGGCGCTAACCATACTCGACAAGGCGACAAGCTGACATCCGACAAGGTGACAAAATGTCAGATTATGGCCTTTGCGAGTATAAAATCTGAGGATATGACATGACCGTAGAAAATGATATTACTTACCTTCCACCAGCGGGCGAAACCATCGTGCCACAGTTAGGCGAACACGTCCCGCGGCGCGGCGGACCCCTTGCCCGCAGCTTTGCCCGCCTGACCATGCGCCTGTTTGGTTGGAAAATCGAAGGCACAGTGCCCAATACCGATAAAATGCTGATTATCGGCGCCCCGCACACATCCAATTGGGATTGGATTTTGGTGATGTTCACCGCTTATGCGTTGGGGGTGCGCATTTCGTGGATGGCGAAGCATACACTGTTCAAAAAACCGTTTGGCGGCATCATGCGCTGGCTCGGCGGGGTGGCGGTTGATCGGCGCGCTAAAAATGGCACGGTAGATCAGGCTATCAGCAGCTTTAAGGAAAGAGAAAAACTGGTTCTGTGCATTACGCCCGAAGGCACACGCGGCAAAGTACGTGAATGGAGACGCGGGTTTTACCACATCGCCCAGGGCGCAGATGTGCCGGTGGTGGTGGCGGCGTTTGATTACGGCCGTAAATCCGTCCGTTTTGGCCCCACCTTCAAACCCAGCGGTGATCTAGAAGCCGATTTA of the Candidatus Leptovillus gracilis genome contains:
- a CDS encoding lysophospholipid acyltransferase family protein, with the protein product MTVENDITYLPPAGETIVPQLGEHVPRRGGPLARSFARLTMRLFGWKIEGTVPNTDKMLIIGAPHTSNWDWILVMFTAYALGVRISWMAKHTLFKKPFGGIMRWLGGVAVDRRAKNGTVDQAISSFKEREKLVLCITPEGTRGKVREWRRGFYHIAQGADVPVVVAAFDYGRKSVRFGPTFKPSGDLEADLPIIKSFYDGVVARHQQHSFTTKAPA
- the polA gene encoding DNA polymerase I — its product is MSTKKLVLIDGHALAYRMFYALPLEAFTTKAGEPTNATYGFTRTLLDLLLADNPPEYLAVSFDVGKTFRDDIFSDYKGTREKMPDELALQIERIRDVVRALNIPVLELEGYEADDVLGTVARQAKPLGVPVHIITGDRDLLQLVDDNTRVELPARSGQPPEIYDETAVSRKFGVRPDQFVDYKALVGDTSDNIPGVKGIGEKTAVKLLTEYHTLDDLYAHLEAIKGAMGQKLADGRESAYLSQTLARIVTDAPIQLNIEACRAHDFQAAPVLEIFRDLEFRSLANMLVTFLGDETDVTLETTSEPATETVIVRTPQQLADLVAHLNQASMISFDLETTSLDEMQAKIVGVCLAVQPPVSYYIPVGHLAAAAQTTSGQMALFATAPRLADDQLPLPTVLDAIRPALTNPAIAKVAHNAKYDAIIYERHGLVVSPITFDTMIAEWLTDPATKHKGLKDLARHRLGIEMTEIDHLIGRGKNQISFAEVPIELAAPYGAADADVTLRLVEPLRAEIKEKGLEKILDLEMPLIEVLSDMEQQGIGVDVPFFRQMSQELAARLDALEKEIHEIAAEPFNINSTQQLSDILFKKLGLPIEGLKKTSSGYYSTAADVLEALAPADQWGIVKVLLEYRELGKLKSTYVDALPEMVNPDDGRIHTSFNQTGAITGRLASSNPNLQNIPIRSDVGQQIRRGFVARPGWQFLACDYSQVELRILAHVCQDEALLAAFRADQDVHRTTAAAVYNIPVEQVTYNQRRFAKAVNFGLIYGMGAFRLARDSELTLAEAENYIAEYFGRFPGIKQYLADTKERARQQGYVETLLGRRRYFPVFKTQLGGSNRQAWLRAEREAINHPIQGTAADIIKIAMLRLHQALQAGYHARMLLQVHDELLLEVPDEEMTTVKPLVIATMSEAFQLDVPLKVEASTGHNWLELKD
- a CDS encoding GNAT family N-acetyltransferase, yielding MRNTPMIPDILNQLEANIRTVGRQERTVITQAHFEIFISPRRLDHLSFAIPLPEAPRQWATAVTEMQATFAQHHKRARLEYIADLHPDLAPALEQAGLVCESRAPVMALDMAKLSPPPALPPPATYHPLFPDDEALLRTYLRHQSLAYGGTGAAEAMDWLPNLQNGLANRSVLGAYLLQDNEMVSGAVIQIGAGIGELAGVWSASTRRKRGLAFALCQQLLAEYTAVGYSHCWLSAAEGAQRLYEKLGFVTVGAQLNYGAALPIHPA